The proteins below are encoded in one region of Tolumonas auensis DSM 9187:
- a CDS encoding ferredoxin--NADP(+) reductase, protein MTDWVNGKVYEVIQWSDKLFSLKIKADLAPYAAGQFGKLSLIINGERVSRAYSFVNAPKADQHEFYLIKIPEGRLSPYLFNLQPGDEIQLSHQASGFMTLAEVPEGRDLWMMATGTAIGPFLSILSERKVFQRFENIVLVHGVRERNDLTYQELIHTIKTQQPLQFRYIPVVSREDCTDLLRGRIPALLDHGLLEEAAELVLSPDYSQTMICGNPAMVKDTLQALQQKGLKKNLRREPGQITMENYW, encoded by the coding sequence ATGACAGACTGGGTAAACGGGAAAGTGTATGAAGTCATTCAGTGGAGTGACAAGCTCTTTTCCCTCAAAATCAAAGCTGATCTGGCCCCGTATGCTGCGGGGCAGTTCGGCAAACTTTCCCTGATCATCAACGGCGAACGGGTCAGCCGGGCCTATTCTTTTGTGAATGCGCCGAAGGCTGATCAGCATGAGTTTTATCTGATCAAAATTCCTGAAGGCCGTCTGTCGCCTTATCTGTTTAATCTGCAGCCCGGCGATGAAATACAGCTATCACATCAGGCCAGCGGCTTTATGACTTTAGCGGAAGTACCGGAAGGCCGTGATCTCTGGATGATGGCAACCGGCACCGCCATCGGGCCATTTTTGTCCATTCTCTCGGAAAGAAAGGTCTTTCAGCGATTTGAAAATATCGTACTGGTGCATGGCGTTCGTGAACGCAATGATCTGACTTATCAGGAACTGATTCACACGATCAAGACTCAGCAGCCTCTGCAGTTCCGCTATATTCCGGTTGTCAGCCGGGAAGATTGCACTGATCTGCTGCGCGGCCGGATTCCGGCATTACTCGATCATGGCCTGCTGGAAGAAGCTGCGGAACTGGTGCTTTCACCAGATTATTCCCAGACCATGATTTGCGGCAATCCGGCAATGGTGAAAGACACGTTACAGGCATTGCAGCAAAAAGGACTGAAAAAGAATCTGCGCCGGGAGCCCGGGCAGATCACGATGGAAAATTACTGGTGA
- a CDS encoding PIN domain-containing protein, which yields MTEEPSTVDTVKTTKILLIDLENCPSQINELQKILNEYSLVVICYAHSNAKIPLDWLMPLNDTINADRLKVFKMTTTGKNAADFGISFYAGMLMQQMPNNAHFVIMSDDADLDHVVNLLRCQSRTAERIGMKKEDHKPAQIVIGTDTASIKLYCAHLVTYKSNRPAKKETLLNSIKNKFKDTPDVTNNVLSSLIKQGALAFQENKVIYNDKKIVELSLQ from the coding sequence ATGACAGAAGAACCATCAACAGTTGATACTGTGAAAACCACAAAAATTTTATTAATTGATCTTGAAAATTGCCCGAGTCAGATTAATGAATTACAGAAAATTTTAAATGAATACAGCCTAGTCGTAATTTGTTATGCACATTCAAACGCTAAAATTCCGCTAGATTGGTTGATGCCACTAAATGACACAATCAATGCAGACCGCCTTAAAGTCTTTAAAATGACAACAACCGGTAAAAATGCAGCTGATTTTGGTATTAGTTTTTATGCTGGCATGCTGATGCAACAAATGCCTAATAACGCTCATTTTGTGATCATGTCTGATGATGCCGATTTAGATCATGTTGTTAATTTATTACGTTGTCAAAGCCGTACTGCCGAACGCATAGGCATGAAAAAAGAAGATCATAAACCAGCACAAATTGTCATAGGTACCGATACAGCATCGATTAAACTTTATTGTGCACATTTAGTTACATATAAAAGTAATCGTCCTGCTAAAAAAGAAACCTTACTCAATAGCATTAAAAACAAGTTTAAAGACACACCTGATGTCACAAACAATGTGTTGTCTTCATTAATTAAACAAGGTGCTCTTGCATTTCAAGAAAACAAGGTCATCTATAACGACAAAAAAATTGTTGAACTATCACTTCAATAA
- a CDS encoding YqaA family protein — translation MIELSVYAGLFFVALLSASILPLQSEAVLVGLLLSETHPVWLLLAVASTGNVLGSLVNWYLGKYLQHFQHRRWFPVKPDQLDKASRWYQKYGKWSLLLSWVPIIGDPLTVIAGVLREPFVPFLLLVTVAKVSRYLVLAGITLY, via the coding sequence ATGATAGAGTTATCGGTTTATGCGGGGTTATTTTTTGTTGCCCTGCTTTCCGCTTCCATCTTGCCGCTGCAATCAGAAGCGGTATTAGTTGGCTTGTTGCTGAGTGAGACACATCCGGTCTGGTTGTTACTGGCTGTCGCCAGCACAGGGAATGTGCTGGGTTCATTAGTGAACTGGTATTTAGGCAAATATCTGCAGCATTTCCAGCACCGTCGCTGGTTTCCGGTAAAGCCAGACCAGCTGGACAAAGCCAGCCGCTGGTATCAGAAATACGGCAAGTGGTCGCTGTTACTGAGCTGGGTGCCGATCATCGGTGATCCCCTCACCGTGATCGCGGGTGTATTACGCGAGCCTTTTGTGCCGTTTCTGCTGCTGGTGACGGTTGCTAAAGTCTCGCGATACCTGGTGCTGGCCGGGATAACGTTGTATTAG
- the norV gene encoding anaerobic nitric oxide reductase flavorubredoxin codes for MTLHVKNNIYWVGKQDWELREFHGSEYSTHKGSSYNSYLIKEEKIALIDTVWSPYADEFVTNLANEIPLEKIDYIIANHAEIDHSGALPALLAKIPGTPIYCTANGVKSLKGHYHQDWNFQVVKTGDTLDLGNGKKLVFVEAPMLHWPDSMMTYMTEDAVLFSNDAFGQHYASDQLYNDLVDQNELHNECIKYYANILTPFSKLVTQKIHEVLSFNLPLDMICTSHGIIWRDNPAQIVEQYLKWADSYQENQITLVYDTMWESTRKMSEAIASGIRKADPTVTIKQFNLANSDKNDVLTQVFKSKAILIGSPTINNVMLPQVAALLEEIQGLRFTGKTAAAFGSHGWNGGAVNRITQRLKECGFNTLEGTKVEWRPTQEALQECEAYGKNLVAQLGGVSADDAKQTTVATELPSMVCRTCSWVYDPETGEPNQGVEAGTAWENVAESFLCPVCFMGKDDFVPVADAAAKAA; via the coding sequence ATGACACTGCACGTTAAGAACAATATCTACTGGGTTGGCAAACAGGATTGGGAACTGCGCGAATTTCACGGCAGTGAGTACTCCACGCACAAGGGTTCCAGCTATAACAGCTATCTGATCAAAGAAGAGAAGATCGCGTTGATTGATACCGTGTGGAGTCCGTATGCCGATGAGTTTGTGACGAATCTGGCGAATGAAATTCCGCTGGAGAAAATCGACTACATCATTGCCAACCATGCAGAAATTGATCATAGCGGTGCACTGCCAGCATTACTGGCGAAAATTCCGGGTACACCGATTTACTGTACGGCGAATGGCGTTAAATCGCTGAAGGGTCACTATCACCAGGACTGGAATTTTCAGGTTGTAAAAACTGGCGACACGCTGGATCTGGGTAACGGTAAAAAGCTGGTGTTTGTTGAAGCGCCAATGCTGCATTGGCCTGACAGCATGATGACGTACATGACCGAAGATGCCGTGTTATTCAGTAACGATGCGTTCGGTCAGCACTATGCCAGCGATCAGCTGTATAACGATCTGGTTGATCAAAATGAACTGCATAATGAATGCATCAAATATTACGCCAACATCCTGACGCCGTTCAGCAAGCTGGTTACGCAGAAAATTCATGAAGTGCTGTCATTCAATCTGCCACTGGACATGATCTGTACCTCGCACGGCATCATCTGGCGTGATAATCCGGCGCAGATTGTCGAACAGTATCTGAAATGGGCCGATTCCTATCAGGAAAATCAGATCACACTGGTTTACGACACCATGTGGGAAAGTACCCGCAAAATGTCCGAAGCGATCGCATCCGGTATTCGTAAAGCTGACCCGACAGTGACAATTAAACAATTCAATCTGGCGAATTCAGACAAGAACGATGTGTTAACGCAGGTATTTAAATCAAAAGCGATTTTGATCGGTTCACCGACTATTAATAACGTCATGCTGCCGCAGGTAGCTGCCTTGCTGGAAGAGATCCAGGGTCTGCGTTTTACCGGTAAGACTGCCGCTGCATTTGGTAGCCATGGCTGGAATGGTGGTGCGGTGAATCGTATTACTCAGCGTTTGAAAGAGTGCGGTTTTAATACACTGGAAGGCACCAAAGTAGAGTGGCGTCCGACGCAGGAAGCGCTGCAGGAATGCGAAGCCTACGGTAAAAATCTGGTGGCGCAATTGGGCGGTGTATCAGCTGATGATGCTAAACAAACGACTGTCGCGACTGAACTTCCGTCCATGGTTTGCCGTACCTGTTCATGGGTTTACGATCCGGAAACCGGGGAGCCAAATCAGGGCGTAGAAGCCGGCACTGCCTGGGAAAATGTCGCGGAAAGTTTCCTCTGCCCGGTTTGCTTTATGGGCAAAGATGACTTTGTGCCGGTGGCAGACGCTGCTGCCAAAGCCGCGTAA
- the norW gene encoding NADH:flavorubredoxin reductase NorW, which yields MGAHHPVVIVGSGYAGLQLARQYRQLAPSAPLVIVCADDGADYAKPQLSHVVSKRQTAADLIRKSARELAQELKALILTEQTVIAIDTARQTIQLQERELPYRDLVLAVGAEAWIPPVSGNAANEIITLNSLQEYRQHQDKLAISQRILLIGAGLIGCELANDFLLAGKQVTVCDPADSLLNALLPGFASEKLHTVLRAAGCQFELLNTVTSVEKVADGVRATFRDGKSIIVDSIVCAAGLRPRIAVAKAAELTVNRGIVVNDYLMTSDPHIYALGDCAEIGGRLLPYLQPITVSAQALAKTLAGAPTAIRWPVMPVNVKTTSYPLQLAGDVRSDDLIWQLDEDGNGLTAQALQQDKTVGFVTAGQHISRSMNLIKQLKES from the coding sequence ATGGGCGCACATCATCCGGTTGTCATCGTGGGGAGTGGTTATGCAGGTCTGCAACTGGCCCGGCAATATCGCCAGCTTGCACCCTCAGCTCCTCTGGTTATCGTCTGCGCGGATGACGGCGCAGACTATGCCAAACCACAGCTTAGTCATGTCGTCAGCAAACGACAGACCGCCGCTGATTTGATCCGCAAATCAGCCAGAGAACTGGCGCAGGAGCTGAAAGCACTAATTCTGACTGAGCAGACGGTGATAGCCATAGATACAGCGCGGCAAACCATCCAGCTGCAGGAACGGGAATTACCTTACCGTGATCTGGTTCTGGCAGTCGGTGCCGAGGCCTGGATCCCGCCGGTCAGTGGTAATGCGGCCAATGAAATTATTACCCTGAACAGTCTGCAGGAATACCGGCAGCATCAGGACAAGCTGGCGATCAGCCAACGCATTTTATTGATTGGTGCCGGTTTGATCGGCTGTGAACTGGCGAATGATTTTCTGCTGGCGGGGAAACAGGTGACCGTTTGTGATCCGGCAGACAGCTTGCTGAATGCATTACTGCCGGGGTTTGCCAGCGAAAAACTGCACACTGTATTGCGGGCGGCGGGCTGTCAGTTTGAATTGCTGAACACCGTGACATCGGTCGAAAAAGTGGCTGATGGTGTGCGGGCAACATTCCGTGATGGCAAATCAATTATTGTCGACAGCATCGTTTGTGCCGCCGGATTACGTCCGCGGATCGCCGTGGCTAAAGCGGCGGAACTGACGGTAAATCGCGGCATTGTGGTGAACGATTATCTGATGACCAGCGATCCACATATTTATGCGTTAGGGGATTGTGCGGAAATCGGCGGCCGGTTACTGCCTTACCTGCAACCGATCACCGTCAGTGCACAGGCGTTGGCAAAAACCCTGGCCGGAGCACCAACGGCGATTCGCTGGCCGGTGATGCCGGTCAATGTCAAAACGACCAGTTATCCGCTTCAGTTAGCCGGTGATGTCCGGAGCGACGATCTGATCTGGCAGCTGGATGAGGACGGAAATGGATTGACCGCTCAGGCATTGCAGCAGGATAAAACCGTGGGTTTTGTCACCGCAGGGCAACACATTAGTCGTAGTATGAATTTGATCAAGCAGTTAAAGGAAAGTTAG
- a CDS encoding copper-binding protein, which translates to MKNTIVRFAAVAALSLAAFSSQASVNTYMAHGSVVAVDAAAQEITVQQNAVTELGWPARTFTYTAAGSNVLKDIAVGQTVDVKFTSTNSFNADARFVTPVSQ; encoded by the coding sequence ATGAAAAATACAATCGTACGTTTTGCAGCAGTCGCGGCTTTATCACTGGCAGCTTTCTCATCACAAGCAAGCGTGAACACCTATATGGCACATGGCTCTGTGGTTGCGGTTGATGCAGCCGCACAGGAAATCACTGTGCAACAAAATGCAGTCACTGAACTGGGCTGGCCAGCACGCACTTTCACGTATACCGCTGCAGGTAGCAATGTACTGAAAGATATCGCTGTCGGCCAGACTGTTGATGTTAAATTCACATCAACCAACTCATTCAATGCCGATGCGCGCTTTGTAACACCGGTTAGCCAATAA
- a CDS encoding class I SAM-dependent methyltransferase yields MPKTKSFDEHSHEYDQWFDEHSEIYEAELAIIREFMRSYSGNGLEVGIGTGRFAIPLGITTGIEPSAAMAAIAAKSGISVFSAIAEQLPFEDNQFDLVLMVTVICFLDDVLQAFKEAYRVLKPGGYILVGFIDKESVLGRQYMEKREKSLFYQDAVFYSAPEVLSFLRQAGFSSVMSKQTLIPASPNDTILDGYGQGAFVVMQGIKDKNTNTIV; encoded by the coding sequence ATGCCTAAGACCAAATCCTTTGATGAACACAGTCATGAATATGACCAATGGTTTGATGAGCATTCTGAAATATATGAAGCCGAGTTAGCCATTATTCGCGAGTTTATGCGTTCTTATTCAGGGAATGGGTTAGAAGTTGGTATTGGTACAGGACGGTTTGCAATCCCGCTTGGTATTACAACCGGAATAGAACCTTCAGCTGCGATGGCTGCCATAGCTGCAAAATCTGGCATTTCTGTTTTTTCTGCAATCGCAGAGCAACTACCATTTGAAGACAATCAGTTTGATTTAGTGCTGATGGTTACCGTGATCTGTTTTCTGGATGATGTCTTGCAGGCATTCAAAGAGGCATACAGAGTATTGAAACCTGGCGGTTATATTCTGGTCGGTTTTATTGATAAAGAGAGCGTTCTTGGCCGGCAATATATGGAAAAACGTGAGAAAAGTCTGTTTTATCAGGACGCTGTTTTTTACTCCGCACCAGAGGTTTTATCTTTTCTCCGGCAGGCTGGATTCAGTTCTGTAATGTCAAAGCAAACGCTTATTCCTGCATCGCCGAATGACACAATTCTGGATGGCTATGGCCAGGGTGCTTTTGTAGTCATGCAAGGTATTAAGGATAAGAATACCAACACGATAGTTTAA
- a CDS encoding PAAR domain-containing protein: MPSISRVGDAHTCPKTGHSVNAVTSGSPDVIINGVPAEQVCHLYAYHV, from the coding sequence ATGCCTTCTATTTCAAGAGTGGGAGATGCTCACACCTGTCCTAAAACAGGCCATTCTGTAAATGCGGTAACATCGGGCTCACCGGATGTCATTATTAATGGGGTCCCTGCTGAACAAGTTTGCCATCTATACGCATATCACGTATAG
- a CDS encoding HEPN domain-containing protein: MSDWDFLYEMNARGCSAAEISDAAACGYAPWDLIDEDEYEDADEPISQQKKKPIKQKQPEIYSQSFNTFKYSIQDATELLDHFDSINSNPPPSNAEILKRASLIMALAALETYIEDRVTEAANKISSSNNKNSKLQIFFTKSLQNDLKTFHTPSADRIKSLFEKYFDIDVTSGWVWNHFDQNKAKSELNKIAKKRGDIAHRSLRPQPGQPMPHAVTRDELAKHIRFICNLVNATEKFLSDKL; this comes from the coding sequence ATGAGTGATTGGGACTTTCTTTACGAAATGAATGCTCGTGGCTGCAGTGCAGCTGAAATATCTGATGCCGCCGCATGTGGATACGCTCCGTGGGACTTAATCGACGAAGACGAATATGAAGATGCGGATGAACCAATCTCACAACAAAAAAAGAAACCAATCAAACAAAAACAACCAGAAATATATTCACAGTCATTTAACACATTTAAATATTCAATCCAGGATGCAACGGAACTTTTAGATCATTTTGATTCAATTAATTCAAATCCACCGCCAAGTAATGCCGAAATTCTAAAAAGAGCAAGCCTCATAATGGCATTGGCTGCACTTGAAACATACATAGAAGACCGAGTCACAGAAGCAGCAAACAAGATTTCCAGTAGTAACAACAAAAATAGTAAACTGCAGATCTTCTTTACAAAATCACTTCAAAACGATCTCAAAACATTTCATACGCCAAGTGCCGACAGAATAAAATCACTTTTCGAAAAATATTTTGATATTGATGTAACAAGTGGATGGGTATGGAACCACTTTGATCAAAATAAAGCAAAATCTGAGCTTAATAAAATAGCCAAAAAGCGAGGTGATATTGCACACCGTTCGCTTAGACCACAACCCGGTCAGCCGATGCCTCACGCAGTAACTCGCGACGAGCTGGCAAAACACATTCGGTTTATATGCAATTTGGTTAATGCAACTGAAAAATTTCTCTCCGATAAGCTCTAA
- a CDS encoding type II toxin-antitoxin system RelE/ParE family toxin has product MKSIFVESTIFEKYRESYLTDDEFSLFQAELMSDPKKGEVIQGTGGLRKIRVAGKDKGKRGGSRVIYYFLDDLQRFYLLTIYSKNEMSDLTADQKKQLKAFMEAWRNEQS; this is encoded by the coding sequence ATGAAAAGTATCTTTGTTGAATCAACCATTTTTGAAAAGTACCGTGAGTCGTATTTGACTGACGATGAGTTCAGCCTTTTCCAAGCAGAGCTTATGTCTGATCCCAAGAAAGGCGAGGTGATCCAAGGTACTGGTGGTTTGCGGAAAATTCGAGTCGCAGGTAAAGATAAGGGCAAACGCGGCGGTTCACGTGTTATCTACTACTTTCTCGATGATTTGCAGCGTTTCTACTTATTGACGATTTACAGTAAAAATGAAATGTCTGACTTAACCGCAGATCAAAAGAAACAGTTAAAAGCGTTTATGGAGGCATGGCGCAATGAGCAATCGTGA
- a CDS encoding helix-turn-helix domain-containing protein — MSNRDLFAELSSALVEAKEHSEGKLTLKTHQFTNVSELNISPDEIVNIRERFHMSRGVFARLLHTSSRTLENWEQGRSAPNGQAVTLLKLVQRHPEILAHIAEL, encoded by the coding sequence ATGAGCAATCGTGATTTGTTTGCTGAATTAAGCTCGGCTCTAGTGGAAGCTAAAGAACATTCTGAGGGCAAGCTAACGCTGAAGACTCATCAGTTCACTAATGTTAGTGAACTCAACATATCTCCTGATGAGATCGTGAATATCCGAGAACGATTTCATATGTCTCGCGGCGTATTCGCTCGCCTACTCCATACATCATCAAGAACGCTGGAAAATTGGGAACAAGGCCGTAGTGCACCAAATGGCCAGGCAGTCACATTACTGAAATTAGTTCAACGCCATCCTGAAATCTTAGCTCACATCGCTGAGCTCTAA
- a CDS encoding type II toxin-antitoxin system RelB/DinJ family antitoxin: MDTRIQFRIDEETKHLAQLMAESQGRTLSDACRQLTEQLADEQRKIMAHDAWLTEQVNMAFEKLDSGNAVFLTHEQAQKRMAERKAKIRSRG; this comes from the coding sequence ATGGATACCAGAATTCAATTTCGTATTGATGAAGAAACGAAACATCTGGCACAGCTTATGGCTGAAAGCCAGGGGCGTACATTAAGTGATGCCTGCCGTCAGTTAACAGAACAACTCGCTGACGAACAAAGAAAAATCATGGCACACGATGCATGGCTAACAGAGCAAGTGAATATGGCGTTTGAAAAACTGGATTCAGGAAACGCTGTGTTTCTAACGCATGAACAAGCTCAAAAACGAATGGCAGAACGTAAAGCAAAAATTCGCAGCAGAGGCTAA
- a CDS encoding Rrf2 family transcriptional regulator, producing the protein MKLTTYTDYGLRTLMFMACLSPGARSSVVEISNYYDISRNHMVKVVVQLVSLGYLSSVRGKNGGITLARLPRDIRIGQVIRDLESNLNGVDCGSPGCKLVPVCRLTNALKVGMEAFLAAMDEFTLSDLVNNADQIIAILQIDVDAIPVPIKKAD; encoded by the coding sequence ATGAAACTAACCACCTATACTGATTATGGTCTGCGCACCCTGATGTTCATGGCTTGTTTGTCGCCCGGTGCCCGCAGCAGCGTAGTCGAGATCAGCAACTACTATGACATCTCGCGTAACCATATGGTGAAAGTGGTCGTTCAGCTGGTTAGTCTTGGTTATCTCAGTTCTGTTCGTGGTAAAAACGGTGGGATCACCCTCGCCCGTTTACCACGCGATATCCGCATCGGACAGGTGATCCGCGATTTGGAAAGCAATCTGAATGGCGTGGATTGTGGTTCTCCCGGCTGTAAGCTGGTGCCTGTCTGCCGGTTGACGAATGCGCTGAAAGTCGGGATGGAGGCTTTTCTGGCGGCGATGGATGAATTTACGCTGTCGGATCTGGTTAACAACGCCGATCAGATCATTGCGATACTGCAGATCGACGTTGATGCGATTCCTGTTCCCATAAAAAAGGCAGATTAA
- a CDS encoding sugar-binding transcriptional regulator — protein sequence MSKRDEQRQLVKIATLYYVDRLKQSDIAKTMDLSQSFVSRALTRCVNEGFVKISVIQPSHVFLGLESQLQKRYNITQAIVVDVPDNPDESQIKQAIGSAAAHYLQTSLRPNDLVGVSAWSGTITAMVDNMHPLNVKARGVIQLLGGVGPNGNVQATLLTHSLANMLNCSPSLLPSQSIERSIDDKKRLMAAQEVSEVVDQFKEVDLAIVGIGMLEPSELLRSSGNYYHGEMLGKLAQRGAVGDICLHYYNENGEPVLSDEEDPVIGMPLDLVKKCPRVVALAGSLEKSVAIKGALIGGYVDVLITDRFTAEALLR from the coding sequence ATGTCAAAGCGTGATGAACAAAGACAATTAGTGAAAATTGCAACGCTGTATTATGTCGACAGATTAAAGCAATCTGATATAGCGAAGACGATGGATCTGTCTCAGTCATTTGTATCGCGGGCTTTGACCCGGTGTGTAAATGAAGGCTTCGTAAAGATCAGTGTAATTCAACCTTCTCATGTCTTTCTGGGGTTAGAGTCTCAGTTACAGAAGCGCTATAACATCACACAGGCAATTGTCGTTGATGTGCCAGATAATCCGGATGAGAGCCAGATTAAACAGGCTATTGGATCCGCTGCTGCCCATTATTTACAAACATCATTGCGGCCAAATGATTTAGTCGGTGTGTCTGCCTGGAGCGGCACGATCACCGCCATGGTGGATAATATGCATCCACTAAATGTGAAGGCCCGGGGCGTTATCCAGTTGCTGGGCGGTGTTGGTCCGAATGGTAACGTGCAGGCCACTTTGTTAACGCATTCTCTTGCGAATATGCTGAACTGTTCACCGTCTTTACTTCCGTCACAGAGTATTGAGCGTTCTATTGACGATAAAAAGCGTTTAATGGCCGCGCAGGAAGTATCAGAGGTTGTTGATCAATTCAAAGAGGTCGATCTGGCCATTGTCGGTATTGGCATGCTGGAACCTTCTGAATTATTGCGAAGTTCAGGAAATTATTATCATGGAGAAATGCTGGGCAAACTTGCTCAGCGAGGTGCTGTTGGCGACATATGTTTGCACTACTATAACGAAAATGGTGAGCCGGTATTAAGTGATGAAGAAGATCCGGTTATCGGTATGCCGCTTGATCTGGTTAAAAAGTGCCCACGTGTTGTCGCATTGGCTGGTAGCCTCGAAAAAAGTGTGGCGATCAAAGGTGCATTAATCGGTGGTTATGTAGATGTATTAATTACCGATCGATTTACAGCCGAGGCACTTCTCCGTTAA
- a CDS encoding type II toxin-antitoxin system mRNA interferase toxin, RelE/StbE family, whose translation MIYWEEEALNDREKIFEFLYEFNPVAAEKTDEIIDAKVENLLEQPLMGVRRSGLRGRLLIIPEVSMIVSYRFDDADIYVMRVLHQKQKFPIQ comes from the coding sequence ATGATTTATTGGGAAGAAGAAGCTCTGAATGATCGGGAAAAAATTTTTGAGTTTCTTTATGAGTTTAACCCTGTTGCAGCCGAAAAGACGGACGAAATAATAGATGCAAAAGTTGAAAATCTGCTGGAGCAGCCCTTGATGGGCGTCAGACGTAGTGGCCTAAGGGGCCGGCTGCTGATCATCCCGGAGGTATCAATGATAGTGTCTTACCGATTTGATGATGCAGATATCTATGTCATGCGAGTGCTTCACCAGAAACAGAAATTCCCGATTCAATAA
- a CDS encoding NAD(P)H-dependent oxidoreductase, with protein MTNLLKNLEWRYAAKKMDASHSVSEEKVDFILEAIRLTASSSGLQPYQVIVVTNPELKAQIQPHAWGQSQITDCSHLLVFAAWDNYTAERINMMFDLVNEERGFINEDWENYRKMILSNYTRRDAETNYQHAARQAYIGLGTALIAAAEVKVDCTPMEGFDPAKVDDILGLSKLGLRSVILLPLGYRATEGDWLVDLKKVRRAKENFVIEMK; from the coding sequence ATGACTAATTTATTGAAAAACTTAGAATGGCGTTATGCTGCCAAGAAAATGGACGCATCACACTCGGTCTCAGAAGAAAAAGTTGATTTCATTCTGGAGGCTATCCGCCTGACAGCAAGCTCCAGCGGCCTTCAACCCTATCAGGTTATTGTTGTTACTAATCCGGAATTAAAGGCACAAATTCAGCCTCACGCCTGGGGACAAAGTCAAATCACCGATTGCTCTCATTTACTTGTTTTTGCCGCATGGGATAACTACACGGCAGAGCGGATCAATATGATGTTTGATCTGGTAAATGAAGAACGGGGTTTCATCAATGAAGATTGGGAAAATTATCGCAAGATGATCCTTAGTAACTACACCAGGCGGGATGCAGAAACTAACTACCAGCATGCTGCACGACAAGCGTACATTGGTTTAGGAACAGCGCTCATAGCTGCCGCCGAAGTTAAAGTTGACTGTACGCCAATGGAAGGATTTGATCCTGCAAAGGTTGACGACATATTAGGGCTCAGCAAACTTGGTTTACGCTCAGTCATACTGCTTCCTCTCGGATATCGTGCCACTGAAGGCGACTGGCTGGTTGATCTGAAGAAAGTACGACGTGCAAAAGAAAATTTTGTAATTGAAATGAAGTAG